Below is a genomic region from Trichoderma asperellum chromosome 2, complete sequence.
GCTTCTGCGCACCAAGGCCATTTGGCCACCAGAGCTCGTATTCAGAAGCATTGAGCGTCGCAATACCGGTGATGACGTCCCCTCCATTCACTATGTTACTAAAACTCCCATTACTCACCTGCTTTTTAGTGTCTAAATCTACAATTGAGTATCTCAGGTATGCTTCGAGAGGGATGTTTCCGACAACGTCCACACTCGCGTTGAAAATCCAGTCGGTGGACTGATCCGGTGGCACGTTGTTCAGTTGGCCATATCGGTACAAATCAAAAGCCGAATTTTTAACATATACAGATTCCGGCCCGTCAAGTTGAACGAGGTACGCAGGTTGCCAAATGCCTGCAGGAGAAAAGGCTGGGCCCCAGTCCCTGCAGATGGTGTCAGCTGTATGTCAACTcagcagatgaagagctAACGCACCATCCAAAGTCAGACTGTTCCTTCCGTACAAACTGTCTGTTGGGAATCTCGTAGACCTCATCAATGCCGTTTGGCCATGTCTCCTGTCCAGGTTCCGCCGCAATAGTTGCCGAGATATTGGGTGCAGCGCCAAACCTAACAGCAAGCTGCGGTTGCTGAGCTTGGCAGGATGCCAGGACTTCAGAGATATTAAAAACCCACTGACGAAACTGATTATCAGCGTTGGCAATCTGTTGTCCACAGAAGTCGATGGCGGCGTAGGTGTCAAGACCGTTAAAGACGAGGTAGGTGGCCAGGCCCTCAGAGCTTTTCCTGTGGTTGGTCAGATCATGTACCTGCAGTATATCGGTCACGGCGCACTGATCGTACAGTCCATTGATTTCGCTCGTATATGTCCAATTATTAAAGCCAACCCAGCGAAGGTTGAAGTCGTTTAGTTCGATCAAACTGTGAAGGCTACCATGTTAGTTATGCTATACCCTGCCGTTCCAGGCATCTACCAGGACGTACGGGTCACTAATAATATTCGCTGCGTAAAGGTCGACGTGGGCGTGCGATGGGACTTTTCCGGGAACGGATATATTTGGGAAGTTTGGACTTATAAGAGTCCACTGCTGCTTAGAAAGATCTAAAATATTGCACGATGCCTTTGCAAATTTTGtcagcagcacagcagccGTACCAGCGGCCTGTACGTATGAAGAAAGCCCCATGATATACCCCAGCGGCCTGTATAGATAGCATTCAGTTTATCTCTAAGACGTAGGCAGTACTTCAGAGATGAACAGATGTAGTATTTTGGCAACCCGGCGAATAGAAGGCATGCTCTTATAACAACCCAAAGCGATGGTGATCTCCAAAAGAGGCACCGCACGGTGGCAGATGACATCAAGTATCCCAGTATAAAGTTCATTCGAATCAACATTCGGTATTATGGGGTCTTGTGACCAGGTATCTGCCCCAGAGGCCTAAACCCTGCCATTTTTTTCCCATTGGCAGTCGCGCAAATATACTTCAAATGATCGGCAGGGAATGGGCACATATTGGTGATATCAGGAgaaggtacatgtatgcattTTGGCGGCTTCAAAATGGAACAACATGAATTTTGTAGAGCAGAGAGCGACCCTAGCAGCGAAATGTAAAATGTAATGATATGCATGCGTTTTAACACTTTGCGCATCTCAAGTTGCGGCTACGATCTGCTCTAAACCGCCCGTGATGACACCAGATATCAAATTTACTCACCAACGGCACCAGTTGAGCTTGTCTTAGTCGGGTGACGCAGTTGGTTGATTTGGAGGTAGCGTTGGAATGCGGGGTGTTGCAGTGAACTTTTAGGCTGGCGCTGGTCCTGCGGGGTGCGAAAATCGGACCCGAAAAGCCCTGATGTCCCGGGTTAGCCTTAGCCGAGGGGTCAAGACGCTTCATTGAGAACACTGCTTGTGTTGTAATGAGTATCACCACAGTATGGGTTCGATTAAGCGAATACAATAGGCTGCTAATTGGCCATCATTGTACagttgggggggggggggggggggggggggggaggcaATATCCAGGCTAGCAAACTGCGGCTTCGATAGTCAATACTACATCGTGTAAACACCAGAGGAGCTACCCGTCACCCCTCAAGAATTCAAGCTGTCTTGTGATACCAAATAGTTGAGTAATATGTCTTATTGGTTTAGTTTCTGGGATTCTCGAGATTTACATCAAACCTATTGTGCTCTTAGGAAGGGTGTTACTCATTATAAAGAGCTGACCTACTCACATCTCAAATCTAATTACTTGAAGGCTGTAGCAGAAAACGATGGCTTCAAATAGCCTCAAACATTAAGATGTAAATGAAACGGGTGACTATGGATACCACGTAGAGTACATCCAGATCAGCCGCCTACTACAAGACCCTgttttttaaatttcttttttggtgtCAACTACTGTATTATAGATGCTTGATAACAGTTCCTATATTGTTTAAACTTAATAGAGAGACAACTAGCCAGCTCCATGGTATATTCTAGTATATTCTACTACATATCTTCCAACACCAAGCTAGAGAATGTATAACATTGCAATACCGAAACGtagataataaatataaggaaCTACATTTCAGCGATCGCCTGCTTGATGACTACATCAAAGTTCTCTTTTGGTAGGCCATATTTCTCCAGATCAATAGCTTTGTCCTCATAATTTGAACCTTGAATGCCTTGAAAGTACATCGCAAATAGCCTATACCACTCCGCATAGCCATCGCCTTCTCGGATTTTCGACTCTGTGGGCGCAATTATCTCTGGAGCATCTTTTTCACTAATATCCCAGTCTGCGTCTCTTGTCCCCGTGGCTCGCTTGATCGCCTCAAAAATATCTCGCTGTGAGAGCTCGAAAGATGAATAGTAATAGGATTTGTTTCTGAACTGGGCCAACTCAGCTTCTGGCAGGTTGAGAAGTACAGCAACTCCTTCTCCAGATCGTGAAAGGGTTGTCGTCGAAATCTTAGCGTCCGCGTTCTTGAACATTTCTGCTTTCCGGCCTTCAACATCAATGCCCCAGAGGCCGAGTTGAATGTTAAAATCCAGCCAAAAGTTTGTAATAACAGCAATCCAGCTTCACTCCAAGATCTTCGATCATTCTGCGTCTCGCTACTTTCGGCGCCATCATAGAATGCTCATTCTCAACTTTTGGTGCATCGACGCCAAACTCTGTTGGAAAGATGTATGGCACTCCAGCCTTGGCGGCTGCCCGGATAAATCGGTCCCCAAGATCCATGTTAGGAATCGGAACAATCACTACCAGAACGTCTTGCCCTTTGAGAGCATTTACAAGGAAAGACTCATCCTCGAAAGACCCTCTTTTGACGCTGACTTCTGATGGAAATTGGCTTGTAGATTCGTTGCGTTGGATGGCAGTTATGGTATGAACCCCTTTGGATAGTAGTGCTTTGAGAGTCGGCTTGCCAACTTGACCACTGGCGCCAACAATCGCAATCTTACGGCCTGTCAGTGTATGCGCCATTGTGAAtcaaatattaaaaacagAAGTTGTCACTGAAAATAGAAGTTGTAAGTCGAACACTTAACATAGAAGTTGTGTAATTTTGACCAGGCCTTTTAAAATGCCATGACCAGCCTCAATATATACGAATTCACTGGTCCTCCATTCACGAACATCATACATTATGAATATTATCACTGCCGCACCAGCGGGTGACAAAtcaataattaataattgcATAACCTAGTTTCGTATAACTTAGTTATATTCCAGCGTTCATATATATGCAGCGGAAATCGCGGAGAACTGGTTCGTAAAATGTCAAAAGAGTCAAAGACTGACCAATTTAACACACACTTGAACTGGACAAAATGCTGAGAAACGCATATAATCCGACCAAATATACCGGGGTAAAAGAGATAAACAAACTCAAATAAGCCCAACAAAAGTTAAGAGATTAGCAAATAAAAATTAGATAAATGGTCTCATGGCTGGATTCTCAGAACGCTGCGCCAAAGACATGAAGAGGGATTTGAAAGATGGTTTGAGATACGAAGTTGTCTGTATTAGTAaagataattatataatagcatatATGTTGATTCAAATTAGCCTGGCCATTGACGTTAATGTCAGGGCACCAAAAGGATAGTCTAGAAAGTCACCCCAACAGAGACCATGTTTTCACCTGATTGTTAGCGGTGAAAGCAAACGATGTATTGCCCACGCCCGGCCACAGCAGCGTGCACAGAAAGGCTAATTTGATGACCAACTAATTTCCCGTTCCGGTCTAGCATTACAAATAGAATGGCTGATTAATGATTAAAGATTCTGCTGGCTGCTTAATAGATGGAGTTCTCCGCTAAGTACTATCTCTTGCCTTGTAGACTTAGCTTGCGAGTGACGTCCAATGCTGAGTGATGTTTATCCATAAACAAGTCTATCTCCATGACTAGAgctatgtatatatatatatatgctgctctctctctcattcaATATCAACTTTGATTGACAATCAGCCTGTTTTAGTCACAGAAGATAAGCGTATGCAACGAAGATCTCACATATAATTCTTAGAATCACCCATTTGCAATCTTCAGATCCTGTCGTCTGTTATAATTTCATTATTATCCCTCTACCTTCAACGCATCTGCTCCACACCGCAAAGATGTCTTTCATATTTACACACCGCAATCCAGAAATGCAACTGGAGAAAAAACGCACAGCTGTTGTTTTTGCAGACCTTCAAAATGAATTTTTGGTCAAATCTGGAAGCTATTATCCAATAATTGCAGACAAGTTAAAAGAACTTAATGTCTTTGACAATATCGAGGAACTATTGAGGTGTGCGAAAGAAAACGATTACCATGTCATCCACTCGCCACATTATTATTATCCAACCGATCTTCAGTGGGTTGCTCCAAACAACGCGATTTCAGACTACCTCGTAAATCTACCCACTGGTTTTGTTGGCCGGAAAGACCCTGTTGATTTGGAAGGCTTTCATGGCTCAGGTGCTGACTACCCAGAGCGGTTGAAGAGATACCTTATGGATGGAAAGACAGCAAACACATCCCCTCACAAAGAGTTATCATGCCTTTCAAACGATTTAATTAAGCAGCTGCGTATGCGACGCATTGAGAAGGTAATTATGGCGGGACCCGTGGGAAATCTGTGCTTGGAGAATCATATGCGCGATCTTCTCGAGGCCGGCTTCGAAATTGCGATGGTACGTGACGCTATCGCCGCCGGCCAAAACGAAGAGGGAGACGCCTAGCTGCAATGGTAAACTTCCGTTTCATGGCCAATGCGCTTTGGACGACGGAAGACATTGTT
It encodes:
- a CDS encoding uncharacterized protein (EggNog:ENOG41~antiSMASH:Cluster_2.1), with the translated sequence MAHTLTGRKIAIVGASGQVGKPTLKALLSKGVHTITAIQRNESTSQFPSEVSVKRGSFEDESFLVNALKGQDVLVVIVPIPNMDLGDRFIRAAAKAGVPYIFPTEFGVDAPKVENEHSMMAPKVARRRMIEDLGVKLDCCRKAEMFKNADAKISTTTLSRSGEGVAVLLNLPEAELAQFRNKSYYYSSFELSQRDIFEAIKRATGTRDADWDISEKDAPEIIAPTESKIREGDGYAEWYRLFAMYFQGIQGSNYEDKAIDLEKYGLPKENFDVVIKQAIAEM
- a CDS encoding uncharacterized protein (EggNog:ENOG41~antiSMASH:Cluster_2.1); protein product: MSFIFTHRNPEMQLEKKRTAVVFADLQNEFLVKSGSYYPIIADKLKELNVFDNIEELLRCAKENDYHVIHSPHYYYPTDLQWVAPNNAISDYLVNLPTGFVGRKDPVDLEGFHGSGADYPERLKRYLMDGKTANTSPHKELSCLSNDLIKQLRMRRIEKVIMAGPVGNLCLENHMRDLLEAGFEIAMVRDAIAAGQNEEGDA